One genomic segment of Bradyrhizobium prioriisuperbiae includes these proteins:
- a CDS encoding LysR family transcriptional regulator, which translates to MPDQASDVDWDDFRFVLAIVRSGTVSAAAKQLGVDHTTVIRRVDRLERHLSAKLFDRRKTGYQLTESGHRVATSAEAMESTIVANQELIGGSKAHLTGNVRIGAPDGFGTHFLAPRLVRFADLYPDLDIQLVATARLFSLSKREADIAISLALPKEGHIIGRKLVDYSLGLYAAPAYLARSPEIRSRDDLPAHRFVGYIEELLYTPELDYLPQVSPKISARFRSANLIAQYNATLAGFGIAVLPRFMAARQAGLQAILPEISILRAFWLLMHADSKDLARIRAVADYIYATVESDRALFNPA; encoded by the coding sequence ATGCCGGATCAAGCTAGCGACGTCGATTGGGATGATTTCCGCTTCGTGCTGGCGATCGTTCGAAGTGGTACCGTCTCGGCGGCCGCGAAACAACTGGGCGTCGACCACACCACGGTGATCCGGCGCGTGGACCGGCTGGAACGGCATTTGTCAGCCAAACTGTTCGACCGCCGCAAGACCGGCTACCAGCTCACCGAATCCGGGCATCGGGTGGCGACCAGCGCGGAAGCGATGGAATCGACCATTGTCGCCAATCAGGAGTTGATCGGTGGTTCAAAGGCCCACCTGACCGGCAACGTCCGGATCGGGGCACCGGATGGCTTCGGCACGCATTTCCTGGCGCCGCGGCTGGTGAGATTTGCCGATCTCTATCCCGACCTGGATATTCAGCTGGTTGCGACGGCACGGCTGTTCAGCCTGTCGAAACGCGAAGCGGATATCGCCATCAGCCTGGCGCTGCCCAAGGAAGGCCACATCATCGGGCGCAAGCTTGTCGACTACAGCCTCGGCCTTTATGCCGCGCCCGCCTATCTCGCGCGCTCGCCTGAGATCAGGAGCCGAGACGACCTGCCCGCGCACCGCTTTGTCGGCTACATCGAAGAGCTGCTGTACACGCCGGAACTGGACTATCTGCCGCAGGTCTCGCCGAAGATCTCGGCCCGGTTTCGCAGCGCCAACCTCATTGCCCAGTACAACGCCACCCTCGCCGGCTTCGGCATCGCGGTGCTGCCGCGCTTCATGGCAGCTCGCCAGGCGGGGCTGCAGGCCATCTTGCCGGAGATTTCGATCCTGCGCGCCTTCTGGCTGCTGATGCACGCCGACAGCAAGGATCTCGCCCGCATTCGCGCCGTCGCCGACTATATCTATGCGACGGTGGAGAGCGACCGCGCGCTGTTCAATCCGGCTTGA
- a CDS encoding enoyl-CoA hydratase: MDIINEFCGAEMDARGVAQLTIRNAGSLNILDTPTITGVRMGLEELAKNDRIRVLVFRAESEKAFIGGADIKEMSRLDQTSAETFITGLGALCETTRLFPVPVIARIPGWCLGGGLEVAAACDFRIAAPTAKFAMPEVKVGIPSVIHAALLPRLIGAGRTRWLVMTGATIDAATARDWGFVDAISETGKLDAAVEATVNELLACGHEALKAQKVLCRQWEELPLQDSIRNSIAIFGNAFLTGEPQQHMKTFLERKK; encoded by the coding sequence ATGGACATTATCAATGAGTTTTGCGGCGCCGAAATGGATGCACGCGGCGTCGCACAACTGACCATCCGAAACGCAGGCAGCCTGAACATTCTCGACACGCCGACCATCACCGGCGTCCGGATGGGATTGGAGGAGCTTGCCAAGAACGACCGCATTCGCGTGCTGGTGTTCCGTGCCGAAAGCGAAAAGGCCTTCATCGGCGGCGCCGACATCAAGGAGATGTCGCGGCTCGACCAGACCTCGGCCGAAACCTTCATCACCGGCCTGGGCGCACTTTGCGAAACCACGCGGCTGTTCCCGGTGCCGGTGATCGCCCGCATCCCGGGCTGGTGTCTGGGCGGCGGGCTCGAGGTCGCGGCCGCCTGCGATTTCCGCATCGCAGCGCCGACGGCCAAGTTCGCCATGCCGGAGGTGAAGGTCGGAATCCCCTCGGTGATTCATGCCGCCCTTTTGCCCCGGCTGATCGGCGCCGGCCGCACCCGCTGGCTGGTGATGACCGGCGCAACCATCGATGCCGCGACCGCGCGCGATTGGGGTTTTGTCGACGCGATCTCCGAGACAGGCAAACTCGATGCGGCTGTCGAGGCGACCGTGAACGAACTGCTCGCCTGCGGGCACGAGGCGCTGAAAGCCCAGAAGGTGCTGTGCCGGCAATGGGAGGAGCTTCCGCTACAGGATTCGATCCGAAACAGCATCGCCATCTTCGGCAACGCATTCCTCACCGGCGAACCGCAACAGCATATGAAAACGTTCCTGGAGCGCAAGAAATAA
- a CDS encoding TetR/AcrR family transcriptional regulator — MRYSKDHKADTHAKIVKHASSQLREKGTRGIGVADLMKEAGLTHGGFYAHFESREDLVIEAIAHAMDQTTARWGKLVEDKPAEERLAMLVDTYLTTQHRDGAGRGCAIPSLAADVVRESPKTRRVFLGKFEDMINLFAGQLADQPSAVARQKAISTIATLMGTLVLARVAGNSAFSHEILDAGRAAALGTGAEVKALRKASARKKSLKPD; from the coding sequence ATGCGTTATTCCAAGGACCACAAGGCCGATACCCACGCCAAGATCGTCAAGCATGCGTCCTCGCAGCTTCGCGAGAAGGGCACGCGCGGGATCGGCGTCGCCGACCTGATGAAGGAGGCGGGGCTGACGCATGGCGGGTTCTATGCCCATTTCGAGTCCCGTGAAGACCTGGTGATCGAAGCCATTGCGCATGCGATGGACCAGACCACCGCGCGCTGGGGCAAGCTGGTCGAGGACAAGCCCGCGGAGGAGCGGCTGGCGATGCTGGTCGATACCTATCTGACCACCCAGCATCGCGACGGAGCGGGTCGCGGCTGCGCCATTCCGTCACTGGCGGCCGACGTAGTGCGCGAGTCCCCGAAAACCCGCCGCGTGTTTCTGGGCAAGTTCGAGGACATGATCAATCTGTTCGCCGGCCAGCTTGCCGATCAGCCGAGTGCTGTCGCCCGTCAAAAGGCCATTTCGACCATCGCGACCTTGATGGGAACCCTGGTGCTGGCGCGGGTCGCCGGAAACAGCGCCTTCTCCCACGAGATTCTCGACGCCGGCCGCGCCGCCGCACTCGGCACCGGCGCCGAGGTCAAGGCGCTGCGCAAGGCGTCAGCGCGCAAAAAATCGCTCAAGCCGGATTGA